The following proteins are co-located in the Ficedula albicollis isolate OC2 chromosome 25, FicAlb1.5, whole genome shotgun sequence genome:
- the TTC24 gene encoding tetratricopeptide repeat protein 24 — protein PQAVEGLTRAGQRALALGAGREALGCFRKALLLSRDTASPQLHRACAFNLGAAYVEAGKPKKGLEFLLQSQPAEVESGDHLGSLYFSIGAAHEGLQDFPKALERSGHADGRAGTCVQMGCCYLGMQEPARAARCFLEAAQTFAAAESPGAAAVALSRASGSMLQSRRFGATDIARVLARCRSLCDSIPDPVPVTAFPLCRKLYGDIGLGYSQLHIFSLAAESFERALGLCGGEQRRDRRREAALLQNLGAAHNGRRSFGTALGWHRRAAALHGALGNRRAQGQCFGNLAYAYSQLGNHGAAAESYLHALQAFRDSGDLQGQWQACEGLGAACFHLGDPQKAIGHYQEALILLSRCQDSPRAAHKRVVLKLTDAIQHRLHLRHLSYRGGWAPSPALEPRQLRFCSTLPRARTQLQGSELGKAQAEDELYICTPGAQAGCSGFLAGGLTLEPCNPHGLLGTSGEDEDGPSSAPGYHSEPQADSKKTTLHVAKPPHASLQLPENHTQPEHRSSSSEPRPEGLMLHSTGHQNHQTLPARPPQSGDNDPSATAAGCWSRRGPRAGTRTLSLVCSLV, from the exons ccccaggccgTCGAGGGGCTGACACGGGCCGGGCAGCGGGCGCTGGCTCTGGGCGCGGGGCGGGAGGCACTGGGCTGCTTCAGGAAggccctgctcctctccagggaCACGGccagcccccagctccacaGGGCTTGTGCCTTCAACCTGGGGGCTGCCTACGTGGAGGCTGGCAAGCCCAAAAAGGGCCTTGAGTTCCTCCTCCAGTCCCAGCCCGCAGAGGTGGAGAGTGGGGACCACTTGGGGAGCCTTTATTTCAGCATCGGGGCGGCTCACGAAGGGCTCCAGGATTTTCCAAAGGCTCTGGAGCGTTCTGGGCACGCTGATGGGCGAGCAGGGACCTGTGTGCAGATGGGCTGCTGCTACCTGGGCATGCAGGAGCCGGCCCGGGCTGCGCGCTGCTTCCTGGAGGCGGCGCAGACCTTCGCGGCGGCCGAGAGCCCCGGGGCCGCGGCCGTGGCGCTGAGCCGGGCGAGCGGCTCCATGCTGCAGAGCCGGCGCTTCGGGGCCACCGACATCGCCAGGGTGCTGGCCCGGTGCCGCTCGCTCTGCGACAGCATCCCCGACCCGGTTCCCGTCACtgcatttcctctctgca GGAAGCTCTACGGCGACATCGGCCTGGGCTACTCGCAGCTCCACATCTTCTCGCTGGCTGCCGAGAGCTTCGAGCGGGCGCTCGGGCTGTGCGGCGGGGAGCAGCGCCGGGACCGGCGCCGGGAGGCTGCGCTGCTGCAGAATTTGGGCGCTGCCCACAACGGGCGGCGCAGCTTTGGCACGGCGCTGGGCTGGCACCGGCGGGCGGCCGCGCTGCACG GTGCTCTGGGGAACCGGCGAGCTCAGGGGCAGTGCTTTGGGAACCTGGCCTACGCCTACAGCCAGCTGGGGAACCACGGGGCCGCCGCCGAGAGCTACCTGCACGCCCTGCAAGCCTTCCGGGACTCGG GGGACTTGCAGGGCCAGTGGCAGGCGTGCGAGGGGCTGGGTGCAGCGTGCTTCCACCTGGGGGACCCCCAGAAAGCCATCGGGCACTATCAGGAGGCGCTGATTCTGCTTTCCCGCTGTCAG gacagccccagggctgcccacaAACGGGTCGTGCTCAAGCTCACAGACGCCATCCAGCACCGACTCCACCTCAGGCACCTCTCCTACCGGGGGGGCTGGgcaccctccccagccctg gagcccaggcagctgcGGTTTTGCTCCACGTTGCCCcgtgccaggacacagctccaggggaGTGAGCT GGGGAAAGCCCAGGCTGAGGACGAGCTGTATATATGTACACCAGGAGCTCAGGCTGGGTGTTCAG GCTTCCTGGCTGGTGGTCTCACACTGGAGCCCTGCAACCCACATGGCCTCCTGGGCACCTctggggaggatgaggatggtcccagctcagctccagggtATCACAGTGAGCCCCAGGCTGACAG TAAGAAAACCACCCTGCACGTGGCCAAGCCACCCCATGCCAGCCTCCAGCTACCTGAGAACCACACACAGCCAGAGCATCGCTCCTCCAGCAGCGAGCCCAGGCCCGAGGGGCTCATGCTGCATTCCACAGGGcaccaaaaccaccaaaccctCCCTGCCAGGCCTCCACAGAG CGGTGACAATGaccccagtgccactgctgccGGCTGCTGGTCCCGCCGGGGACCTCGCGCGGGGACCAGGACTCTGTCCCTCGTCTGCAGCCTCGTGTGA